From a single Parambassis ranga chromosome 2, fParRan2.1, whole genome shotgun sequence genomic region:
- the tfap2e gene encoding transcription factor AP-2-epsilon isoform X2: MLWKSRTKTDGLQDRADGLSGSSPSGRLSQLSSLNQAAYSSAPPLCHTPASDFQPPYFPPPYPQSSLPYSQSQDSAYSHLSDPYPSINSIHQHQQAAWHSQRSRSEEGGLLSQSHRALSLDPRREYPAVPRLLHGLGEGAAALGDGPLGMHLGHHGLEDLQGMEEGSALGILDHSVIKKVPIPSKLNGSSLSALSIGKEGLGMGSVSNPAEVFCSVPGRLSLLSSTSKYKVTVGEVQRRLSPPECLNASLLGGVLRRAKSKNGGRCLRERLEKIGLNLPAGRRKAANVTLLTSLVEGEAVHLARDFGYVCETEFPARATAEYLCRQSEPDQLPTRRSMLLATKEICKEFMDLMSQDRSPLGSSRPTPCLEPGVQGSLTHFSLLTHGFGTPAICAALSAFQSYLMEAIKMLDKGEGGGKSHHDKEMKHRK; encoded by the exons ATGCTGTGGAAATCCCGAACGAAGACTGATGGATTGCAG GACCGCGCAGACGGATTAAGTGGCTCTTCGCCGAGTGGGCGCCTCTCCCAGCTGTCCTCTCTGAACCAAGCAGCCTACTCTTCGGCTCCCCCGCTCTGCCACACTCCGGCCTCCGACTTCCAGCCTCCGTACTTCCCTCCTCCTTACCCACAGTCTTCCCTGCCATACTCCCAGAGCCAGGACTCAGCGTATTCCCACCTGTCAGACCCCTACCCTTCCATCAACTCCATCCATCAGCATCAGCAAGCAGCATGGCACTCGCAGAGGTCGCGCTCCGAGGAAGGGGGGCTGCTGTCACAGTCTCACCGGGCTCTGAGCCTGGACCCCCGCCGGGAGTATCCAGCTGTCCCTCGGCTGCTGCACGGGCTCGGGGAAGGGGCTGCGGCGCTCGGAGACGGTCCTCTCGGGATGCACCTGGGACATCACGGCCTGGAGGATCTTCAG gGAATGGAGGAAGGATCAGCCTTGGGCATCCTCGACCACTCTGTCATTAAAAAAG TCCCCATCCCCTCCAAGCTGAACGGCTCGTCCCTCTCGGCCTTGTCCATCGGTAAGGAGGGCCTCGGTATGGGAAGTGTGTCCAACCCGGCCGAGGTCTTCTGTTCAGTCCCAGGTCGCCTGTCGCtgctcagctccacctccaaGTACAAGGTGACGGTCGGGGAGGTGCAGCGACGCCTCTCCCCGCCAGAGTGCCTCAACGCCTCTCTGCTGGGTGGAGTCCTCCGTAG GGCGAAGTCAAAGAATGGTGGCCGCTGTCTGAGAGAGCGTCTGGAGAAGATTGGCCTCAACCTGCCCGCCGGGCGACGCAAGGCAGCCAACGTCACTCTGCTAACATCTCTAGTGGAGG GTGAGGCCGTCCATCTGGCGCGGGACTTTGGTTATGTGTGTGAAACAGAGTTTCCGGCCAGAGCCACGGCTGAGTATCTGTGCAGGCAGAGCGAGCCTGACCAGCTCCCAACAAGACGCAGCATGCTGCTCGCCACCAA GGAAATTTGTAAGGAGTTTATGGACCTGATGTCCCAGGACCGCTCCCCGCTCGGCAGCAGTCGACCCACCCCCTGCCTGGAGCCCGGCGTCCAGGGAAGCCTCACCCACTTCAGCCTGCTCACCCACGGCTTCGGCACTCCGGCCATCTGCGCAGCACTCTCCGCCTTCCAGAGCTACCTGATGGAGGCGATCAAAATGCTGGacaaaggagaaggaggagggaagagccACCATGACAAGGAGATGAAGCACCGCAAATAA
- the tfap2e gene encoding transcription factor AP-2-epsilon isoform X1: MLIHTYSAMDRADGLSGSSPSGRLSQLSSLNQAAYSSAPPLCHTPASDFQPPYFPPPYPQSSLPYSQSQDSAYSHLSDPYPSINSIHQHQQAAWHSQRSRSEEGGLLSQSHRALSLDPRREYPAVPRLLHGLGEGAAALGDGPLGMHLGHHGLEDLQGMEEGSALGILDHSVIKKVPIPSKLNGSSLSALSIGKEGLGMGSVSNPAEVFCSVPGRLSLLSSTSKYKVTVGEVQRRLSPPECLNASLLGGVLRRAKSKNGGRCLRERLEKIGLNLPAGRRKAANVTLLTSLVEGEAVHLARDFGYVCETEFPARATAEYLCRQSEPDQLPTRRSMLLATKEICKEFMDLMSQDRSPLGSSRPTPCLEPGVQGSLTHFSLLTHGFGTPAICAALSAFQSYLMEAIKMLDKGEGGGKSHHDKEMKHRK; this comes from the exons ATGTTAATCCACACCTATTCGGCTATG GACCGCGCAGACGGATTAAGTGGCTCTTCGCCGAGTGGGCGCCTCTCCCAGCTGTCCTCTCTGAACCAAGCAGCCTACTCTTCGGCTCCCCCGCTCTGCCACACTCCGGCCTCCGACTTCCAGCCTCCGTACTTCCCTCCTCCTTACCCACAGTCTTCCCTGCCATACTCCCAGAGCCAGGACTCAGCGTATTCCCACCTGTCAGACCCCTACCCTTCCATCAACTCCATCCATCAGCATCAGCAAGCAGCATGGCACTCGCAGAGGTCGCGCTCCGAGGAAGGGGGGCTGCTGTCACAGTCTCACCGGGCTCTGAGCCTGGACCCCCGCCGGGAGTATCCAGCTGTCCCTCGGCTGCTGCACGGGCTCGGGGAAGGGGCTGCGGCGCTCGGAGACGGTCCTCTCGGGATGCACCTGGGACATCACGGCCTGGAGGATCTTCAG gGAATGGAGGAAGGATCAGCCTTGGGCATCCTCGACCACTCTGTCATTAAAAAAG TCCCCATCCCCTCCAAGCTGAACGGCTCGTCCCTCTCGGCCTTGTCCATCGGTAAGGAGGGCCTCGGTATGGGAAGTGTGTCCAACCCGGCCGAGGTCTTCTGTTCAGTCCCAGGTCGCCTGTCGCtgctcagctccacctccaaGTACAAGGTGACGGTCGGGGAGGTGCAGCGACGCCTCTCCCCGCCAGAGTGCCTCAACGCCTCTCTGCTGGGTGGAGTCCTCCGTAG GGCGAAGTCAAAGAATGGTGGCCGCTGTCTGAGAGAGCGTCTGGAGAAGATTGGCCTCAACCTGCCCGCCGGGCGACGCAAGGCAGCCAACGTCACTCTGCTAACATCTCTAGTGGAGG GTGAGGCCGTCCATCTGGCGCGGGACTTTGGTTATGTGTGTGAAACAGAGTTTCCGGCCAGAGCCACGGCTGAGTATCTGTGCAGGCAGAGCGAGCCTGACCAGCTCCCAACAAGACGCAGCATGCTGCTCGCCACCAA GGAAATTTGTAAGGAGTTTATGGACCTGATGTCCCAGGACCGCTCCCCGCTCGGCAGCAGTCGACCCACCCCCTGCCTGGAGCCCGGCGTCCAGGGAAGCCTCACCCACTTCAGCCTGCTCACCCACGGCTTCGGCACTCCGGCCATCTGCGCAGCACTCTCCGCCTTCCAGAGCTACCTGATGGAGGCGATCAAAATGCTGGacaaaggagaaggaggagggaagagccACCATGACAAGGAGATGAAGCACCGCAAATAA
- the psmb2 gene encoding proteasome subunit beta type-2: MEYLIGIQGQDFVLVAADNVAASSIIQMKHDYDKMFKLSEKILLLCVGEAGDTVQFAEYIQKNVQLYKMRNGYELSPAAAANFTRKNLADYLRSRTPYHVNLLLAGYDDTDGPGLYYMDYLSSLAKAPFAAHGYGAFLTLSILDRYYRPDLTRDEAVDLLKKCIEELNKRFILNLPSFNVRLIDKDGIKDLEKITLSAQPQVATKAAA; encoded by the exons ATGGAATATTTAATTGGGATACAGGGACAGGACTTTGTCCTCGTCGCCGCGGATAATGTTGCTGCCAGCAGCATCATTCAGATGAAACACG ACTATGACAAGATGTTCAAGCTGAGTGAGAAgattttgctgctgtgtgttggaGAAGCTGGAGACACGGTGCAGTTTGCAGAGTACATCCAGAAGAATGTCCAGCTCTATAAAATGAGAAACG GTTACGAACTCAGTCCAGCAGCAGCGGCAAACTTCACACGAAAGAATCTTGCAGACTACCTTCGGAGCAGG ACTCCGTACCACGTGAACCTGCTGCTGGCGGGCTACGATGACACAGACGGCCCAGGTCTCTACTACATGGACTACCTGTCTTCCCTGGCCAAGGCCCCCTTTGCTGCCCACGGCTACGGAGCCTTCCTCACTCTCTCAATTCTCGACAGATACTACAGACCAG ATCTGACCCGAGATGAGGCAGTGGATCTCCTGAAGAAGTGCATCGAGGAG ctAAACAAACGCTTCATCCTGAACCTCCCCTCCTTTAACGTCCGTTTGATCGACAAAGACGGCATCAAGGACCTGGAGAAGATCACCCTCAGCGCCCAGCCACAAGTAGCAACAAAAGCAGCTGCTTGA
- the cdca5 gene encoding sororin produces the protein MDEGTSRSAMAASGNLNGSQRRRSARLGSSPQAKNDNMAPVAVKRSITVRKIAPRKTVAPTEHNKENTPRRSETADIRQKKPKVSTPGQISDRRGSSSAKKKKKAAMPSPILPSSPPPTCRSQQPPGDPEDAVWSQKVRRSYSRLSDKSFNSPCSRETLFGFEKLQTPEVFRRVEQSKTRLEVSGSMSGLNSFTSLLEADDCGSAFPEPDPNIPGVAVVKEKKRRKKVQQIDTTELDALAAQMNAEFRKAEEFELLVE, from the coding sequence ATGGACGAGGGCACGTCTCGAAGCGCAATGGCGGCATCTGGAAACCTAAATGGCTCGCAAAGAAGACGCTCGGCGCGGTTGGGTTCTTCTCCACAGGCTAAAAATGACAACATGGCGCCTGTTGCTGTTAAACGCTCCATCACTGTGAGGAAAATAGCGCCCAGAAAAACAGTCGCACCAACGGAACACAACAAGGAGAACACTCCGAGGCGGTCAGAGACTGCAGATATCCGGCAGAAAAAGCCGAAGGTCTCTACTCCCGGTCAGATCTCAGATCGTCGTGGCTCCTCCTCggctaagaagaagaagaaggccgCTATGCCTTCACCGATACTTCCCTCCTCACCGCCGCCCACTTGTCGCTCCCAACAGCCGCCTGGGGATCCAGAGGATGCGGTCTGGTCGCAGAAAGTGCGCCGGTCCTACAGCAGGCTCAGCGACAAATCATTCAACAGCCCCTGCTCTCGGGAGACTCTGTTCGGCTTTGAGAAGCTGCAGACCCCCGAGGTGTTCCGAAGAGTCGAACAATCCAAGACACGTCTGGAGGTATCTGGCTCCATGTCAGGTCTGAACTCCTTCACATCTTTGCTGGAggctgatgactgtggttctgCATTCCCGGAGCCGGACCCAAACATCCCCGGAGTGGCTgtggtgaaggagaagaagaggaggaagaaggtcCAGCAGATAGACACCACGGAGCTGGATGCCCTGGCTGCACAGATGAACGCAGAGTTTAGGAAGGCGGAGGAGTTTGAGTTGTTGGTGGAGTAA